From Zingiber officinale cultivar Zhangliang chromosome 5B, Zo_v1.1, whole genome shotgun sequence, the proteins below share one genomic window:
- the LOC121985497 gene encoding uncharacterized protein LOC121985497 — protein MRKVKSESWLGRMWLVKRNGGGEPERVATVGVLAFEVARLMSKVVQLWHALRDDCFARMRDEALCLEGVRKLVADDDRHLLALARGEMEDALCALARAVAGLSRRCSDPALQRFDAAFADLVRTGADPHGFEFTGRKMERKVKKMEQFIAAGADLHHELEVLAELEQGLRRMLANPDSGGQRQGSGGAVDFKQKVLWQRQRVKYLREASLWVRTYDYIVRLLGRSLFSIAGRMSRIFGLHKNSHISDFSTSRRKPTFRLSRSHSVAGVIPHSSDSDAHHLFDSGPLVPPRQESRSGPIETNRAGLPPPVRKRHSPRTKWPVAGSPFGGCMIGGNQPVVLQSCIPLEPGFRKSNAADGASPKANLKQVFETEPTSHLANAAAMTLGAAALSLHYANVIIVIEKLAASPNLIGPDARDDLYSMLTTSIKASLRARLKSYATNLASSVYDPVLAAEWSAAVARILEWLAPLAHNMIRWQSDRSFEQQQSAVSSSNVLLLQTLYFADQKKTEAAITELLVGLNYLWRYGRELDAKAMLECVGSGDLDDCLRMQVEVDAIAKPAMSDHQT, from the coding sequence ATGAGGAAGGTAAAGTCGGAATCTTGGCTGGGCCGCATGTGGCTCGTGAAGAGGAATGGCGGAGGCGAACCGGAGAGAGTAGCCACCGTTGGCGTCCTGGCCTTCGAGGTGGCGCGTCTGATGTCGAAGGTCGTCCAGTTGTGGCACGCCCTTCGCGATGACTGCTTCGCCCGGATGCGCGACGAGGCCCTTTGCCTCGAGGGCGTGCGCAAGCTCGTCGCCGACGATGATCGCCACCTCCTGGCGCTGGCGAGGGGGGAGATGGAGGACGCGCTCTGCGCCCTCGCCCGTGCCGTCGCCGGCCTCAGCCGCCGCTGCTCCGACCCCGCGCTGCAGCGGTTCGACGCCGCTTTCGCGGATCTGGTCCGGACCGGGGCCGACCCCCATGGTTTCGAGTTCACTGGCCGCAAGATGGAGCGCAAGGTCAAGAAGATGGAGCAGTTCATCGCCGCGGGCGCCGACCTCCACCACGAGCTGGAGGTGCTGGCGGAACTGGAGCAGGGTCTGCGGCGGATGCTCGCCAACCCCGATTCCGGTGGCCAACGCCAAGGGAGCGGCGGCGCGGTCGATTTCAAGCAAAAGGTGCTCTGGCAGCGGCAGCGGGTGAAGTACCTGCGCGAGGCCTCCCTTTGGGTGCGGACCTACGATTACATCGTCCGCCTTCTCGGCCGCTCTCTCTTCTCCATCGCTGGCAGGATGAGTCGAATCTTCGGACTACATAAAAATTCCCACATTTCCGACTTCTCCACTTCCCGCCGGAAGCCAACCTTCCGCCTCTCCCGCAGCCACTCCGTCGCCGGGGTTATTCCGCATTCATCCGATAGCGATGCACACCATCTGTTCGACTCAGGGCCGCTGGTTCCCCCACGGCAAGAGAGCAGATCTGGGCCTATAGAAACCAATAGGGCCGGCTTGCCTCCTCCGGTTCGGAAGCGCCACAGTCCCCGCACAAAGTGGCCGGTGGCCGGCAGCCCCTTCGGAGGTTGCATGATTGGTGGCAACCAGCCGGTGGTTCTTCAGAGCTGCATACCTCTAGAGCCTGGCTTTCGCAAGTCCAATGCTGCCGATGGCGCAAGCCCGAAGGCCAACCTTAAGCAAGTGTTTGAGACAGAACCAACCTCCCATTTGGCGAACGCTGCGGCGATGACCCTCGGCGCGGCCGCGCTTTCTCTGCATTATGCTAATGTCATCATTGTGATCGAGAAGCTGGCGGCCTCCCCCAATTTGATCGGCCCGGACGCGAGAGATGACCTCTACAGCATGCTAACTACCAGCATCAAGGCATCGCTGCGAGCCAGGCTGAAATCGTACGCTACCAATTTGGCTTCCTCTGTCTACGACCCTGTTCTTGCTGCAGAGTGGAGTGCTGCAGTGGCGAGGATACTGGAATGGCTAGCTCCATTGGCTCACAACATGATCCGTTGGCAGTCCGATCGGAGCTTCGAGCAGCAGCAGAGTGCCGTTTCGAGCTCAAACGTTCTGCTGCTGCAGACGCTGTATTTCGCAGATCAAAAGAAGACCGAAGCCGCCATTACTGAGCTACTTGTTGGCTTGAACTACCTGTGGAGATACGGAAGAGAGCTAGATGCAAAAGCCATGTTGGAGTGCGTTGGGAGTGGAGACTTGGACGATTGTCTGCGAATGCAGGTGGAAGTGGATGCCATTGCCAAGCCTGCGATGTCGGATCATCAAACATAA